In Massilia violaceinigra, one DNA window encodes the following:
- a CDS encoding DUF885 domain-containing protein — protein sequence MRLRLSRPLLGTTALLAVLMSPLAPATAAPSATTAAATAPARATKQLHKLADAFYQARARFDPLLITANGDSRYNGQLGLSISQKNRTRQFDLYRRMQTQLKAIPRARLSDKEQLNYDLLAFELESGLSLEKFPEHLLPLNHFDHVPGTLANYASGTGSQPLNTVAQYQDYLSRLNQLPAWIDQAIANMREGVKRGIVQPKAITVAMLPQFQQLRSATPEANIFYTPVKNLPAAFSQADKDRLSAAYRGTIANKLSPALDRLATYVEKEYLPASRNTDGWSALADGAAWYQAQIKDRTTVSMNPEEIHQLGLKEVARIQQQWAVLGPKLGYSGPPAALPQWVAAQDKFKPFKTEAEVLDAYRQIDAKVRGKLAPLFSLLPKAPLELQLEPELSRATASDHYTPAAADGSHPGVFWAVVTDPKQYSRTGMVTLYLHEGQPGHHFHAGLLKELDVPDFRKFNTENPNIGAFTEGWALYAETLGHEFGLYDDPEAYFGHLNDELLRAVRLVVDTGMHVKGWNREQAIAYARETLGYSEARAKNQIERYMVWPAQALSYKIGALKILELRERARKAMGDKFSLPKFHEVVIGDGTLPLPLLEARVDRWIASAK from the coding sequence ATGCGTTTGCGTCTTTCCCGCCCGCTGCTCGGCACCACGGCATTGCTTGCCGTGCTGATGTCCCCGCTCGCCCCGGCGACCGCCGCCCCATCGGCCACGACGGCCGCGGCTACCGCGCCTGCGCGCGCGACGAAGCAGCTGCACAAGCTGGCCGACGCTTTTTACCAGGCGCGCGCCCGCTTCGATCCGCTGCTCATTACCGCCAATGGCGACAGCCGCTATAACGGCCAGCTGGGACTGAGCATCTCGCAAAAAAACCGCACCCGCCAGTTTGACCTGTACCGCCGCATGCAGACGCAGTTAAAAGCCATTCCGCGCGCGCGCCTGAGCGACAAGGAACAATTGAACTACGACCTGCTCGCATTCGAGCTGGAAAGTGGCCTCAGCCTGGAGAAATTCCCCGAGCATCTGCTCCCGCTGAACCACTTCGACCATGTTCCCGGCACGCTGGCCAATTACGCCAGCGGCACCGGTTCCCAGCCCTTGAATACCGTGGCCCAGTATCAGGATTACCTGAGCCGCCTGAACCAGCTCCCGGCCTGGATCGACCAGGCCATCGCCAACATGCGCGAAGGCGTCAAGCGCGGCATCGTGCAGCCGAAAGCGATTACGGTGGCGATGCTGCCCCAGTTCCAGCAACTGCGCAGCGCCACCCCGGAAGCGAATATCTTCTACACCCCGGTCAAGAATCTGCCGGCGGCGTTTTCGCAAGCGGATAAAGACCGTCTGAGCGCGGCCTACCGCGGCACGATTGCAAACAAGCTCTCCCCTGCCCTGGACCGGCTGGCGACTTACGTGGAAAAGGAATACCTGCCCGCCAGCCGCAATACCGATGGCTGGAGCGCGCTGGCGGATGGCGCCGCGTGGTACCAGGCGCAGATCAAGGACCGCACGACAGTGTCGATGAATCCGGAAGAGATTCACCAGTTGGGACTGAAGGAAGTGGCGCGCATCCAGCAGCAATGGGCGGTACTCGGTCCCAAGCTCGGTTACAGCGGGCCACCGGCGGCGCTGCCGCAATGGGTGGCAGCACAGGACAAATTCAAACCATTCAAGACCGAAGCGGAAGTGCTCGACGCCTATCGCCAGATCGACGCCAAGGTCAGGGGCAAACTCGCACCGCTGTTTTCGCTGCTGCCGAAAGCGCCGCTCGAACTGCAGCTCGAACCGGAATTGAGCCGTGCGACGGCATCCGACCATTACACGCCGGCGGCGGCCGACGGCTCGCATCCGGGCGTGTTCTGGGCGGTCGTGACCGACCCCAAACAATACAGCCGCACCGGCATGGTCACCCTGTATCTGCATGAAGGCCAGCCCGGCCACCATTTCCATGCGGGGCTGCTGAAGGAACTCGACGTACCGGATTTCCGTAAATTTAATACCGAAAATCCGAATATCGGGGCATTTACCGAAGGCTGGGCACTATATGCGGAAACGCTGGGCCACGAATTCGGCCTGTACGACGATCCGGAAGCCTACTTCGGTCATCTGAACGATGAATTGCTGCGTGCTGTCAGGCTGGTGGTCGATACCGGCATGCACGTCAAAGGCTGGAACCGCGAACAGGCGATTGCCTACGCGCGCGAAACGCTCGGTTACAGCGAGGCGCGCGCCAAGAACCAGATCGAGCGCTATATGGTGTGGCCGGCGCAGGCGCTGAGCTACAAGATCGGCGCGCTAAAAATCCTGGAATTGCGCGAACGCGCGCGCAAGGCGATGGGCGACAAATTCAGCCTGCCCAAGTTTCACGAAGTGGTGATCGGCGACGGCACCCTGCCGCTGCCTCTGCTCGAAGCGCGGGTGGATCGCTGGATCGCGTCGGCGAAATAG
- a CDS encoding glycosyltransferase, with protein MSDYSTVLPHIIVVTTGTAGDLFPFLRLALGLRERGHAVTFLAPAMHEALVHQAGLAFHAMPADPAVLNDPDLWHARRGFGVVWRAMQPGMDAMRAFMAALPPEEPCTMLVHPLVVAHADLCRAERPGIRIVAGFLAPSNLRTVHDLPMLGPFPVPRWMPLTLRRWMWRGVEASAVNPVALPDLNAARRLQGRAPASSYMDTMYGAPDLSVTLFPEWFGARQPDWPSTLVCGDFPLYDPHPGASMAPALVEFMRAGSAPLIVTHGTGNLQAAAFFASALEAAQKLGRRIVFLTPHRAQVPAALPASAFWQDYCPLAALLPGAAALVHHGGIGTTAEAMRAGTPQLIVPMAYDQFDNAARVTALHAGLTLKAGKASARALANALQQLLQSPEVHIGCSAVKARLAAGSDLDGVLESISKTVSKTGKI; from the coding sequence ATGTCAGATTATTCGACCGTTTTGCCGCACATTATCGTGGTTACCACCGGCACGGCCGGCGACCTGTTTCCGTTCCTGAGGCTTGCACTCGGCCTGCGCGAGCGCGGCCATGCCGTCACGTTCCTCGCGCCCGCCATGCACGAAGCGCTGGTGCATCAGGCCGGCCTGGCGTTTCATGCCATGCCGGCCGATCCGGCTGTCCTGAACGATCCCGACCTGTGGCATGCCCGGCGCGGCTTCGGCGTGGTCTGGCGCGCCATGCAGCCCGGCATGGACGCGATGCGCGCATTCATGGCAGCACTGCCGCCGGAAGAGCCGTGCACGATGCTGGTCCATCCGTTGGTGGTGGCCCATGCCGATCTGTGCCGGGCGGAGCGGCCCGGCATCCGCATCGTGGCCGGCTTCCTGGCGCCGTCCAATCTGCGCACGGTCCACGATCTGCCGATGCTGGGACCGTTCCCGGTGCCGCGCTGGATGCCGCTGACCCTGCGGCGCTGGATGTGGCGCGGCGTCGAGGCTTCTGCGGTGAATCCGGTGGCCCTGCCCGACCTGAACGCGGCGCGCCGGTTGCAAGGGCGCGCGCCGGCGTCCAGCTATATGGACACGATGTATGGCGCGCCGGACTTGTCGGTGACCTTGTTTCCCGAGTGGTTCGGCGCGCGCCAGCCGGACTGGCCTTCGACGCTGGTGTGCGGCGACTTTCCGCTGTACGACCCGCACCCGGGCGCGTCGATGGCGCCGGCTCTGGTGGAGTTCATGCGCGCCGGCAGTGCTCCGCTCATCGTGACCCATGGCACCGGCAACCTGCAGGCCGCCGCGTTTTTCGCCAGCGCGCTTGAAGCGGCCCAAAAGCTGGGACGGCGCATCGTGTTCCTCACGCCGCACCGGGCGCAGGTGCCGGCGGCGCTGCCGGCATCGGCGTTCTGGCAGGATTACTGCCCGCTGGCGGCCTTGTTGCCGGGCGCGGCGGCGCTGGTGCACCACGGCGGCATCGGCACCACGGCCGAAGCGATGCGTGCCGGCACGCCCCAGCTGATCGTGCCGATGGCGTACGACCAGTTCGACAACGCGGCGCGCGTCACGGCCCTCCACGCCGGCCTGACGCTCAAGGCCGGCAAAGCCAGCGCCCGCGCGCTCGCCAATGCCCTGCAACAATTGCTGCAATCGCCAGAGGTGCACATCGGTTGCTCAGCAGTAAAAGCGCGCCTGGCGGCCGGGAGCGACCTTGATGGCGTGCTAGAATCCATATCAAAAACGGTATCGAAAACCGGAAAAATATGA